From the genome of Anopheles funestus chromosome 2RL, idAnoFuneDA-416_04, whole genome shotgun sequence:
TTGGACATCGTATGAGTATATTTACtttgtatgtatttatttcaaatacaaAGTACAGatttggtagtttttttccTGAACTTTTAATTTCCTCCAAGTCGATCAGTGTCATGTTGTCTGTCTACGTTAGCAAGAATTCTTTATCGTACAATTCTATCAGCTATTGTTCAGTCTCCTTCATGACAGACCATCTTCCCAGGGTACTAGTTTCCATTTTAAGTATTATTTAGATTTTGTGATCGTAATTCACATTTGAGCGTTGTATCTTATCAGCTTTTTATCAGGCAGACGATAAAGTTCAAGTACATCAACTGAAGCACAGAAGAAACACAGATCTTTATTAATGTTTCAACAAAGCACGAACTCTAACTAGCTATTGAAATGTTCAGCTCACAAGAAGTTTGCAAACTTGTCCTGCACCTTGCATCCCACCCAGCATTTCGTGATAGGATGCAACCAGATAAGGAAAACCCCGGTCATGCCGGAAGTAGGACGCGGTAATTCGATTAAATGAGCTATCTAACCGTAAACTGATAGATATCTGCATGTCGCCTACTTCTAGCACCTACCACACATCCTTGTGCGTACCACTGAAATGTGTGGATGCGCTCCTGGCACCGTGTGGCACCGAGCGGAAACACTGTCCAAGCTCTTTGTGGTTCCGTTTTTCACTGACATATCATCGCCAATAATTGAACGCTGATAAGATAACTAAATTGAACCGTCACAGCTAACAAGCGCTATATTAGATTTATTATTATGCTCATCAGTCGCAACGGGATGGCCCGGCTGCATGACATAGATCGGACAAACGGGTTTATCGTTGAGTAGTATTGCTTGGACAGCAGCTAGTCTTGCTTTGCCGTTGCTTTAATCTTGCATTCTTAAGCATTCTTTCCGTTGTTGATATCTTGTTTTAGTTCAATAAATTAGATACAGTCAAGaaccacaattttttttaattaaataatttagcGTTAACTTCATTAGTGGGAATATATAAATCTTTTAATATAAATCTTTTAGAGATCCAAGTTAGGTAACAAACTTGTTGTTATTACAATatcaaaacaagcaaatgctACGGAATCGAAATGTAACaagatgaaaatttgaaaataatttctttactACCCCAATTGCGATGCATCTCAAATGCAACGAACAAATGCAGAACTGTAAAATTCAATTGAAAAGCCAAGAATGGAATAAAACTCCCAAACCAAGTTATCGACAACAAAtggcattgaaaaatgaagcaacacaaacaacaaaacaacaaacagtgcaCATCGAGTGACGGAAAGAAAGCACCGAAAAGTGTCATCCTTCGATGAGGTAGCATCCGATTGGCTTATTTAAACTTTCATTTCCACCCGAACGGTATGCAATAAGCGGCTTTAAGGATTGGGTACACGGTCGCGTGGACGGAACTAAGTGCTCGTATCTCGGTACCTTCTCAGATGGTTTCCATTCATACTGGTCCCACGCAAGAAAACATATTGAAAAAAGTGCAAGTATCCTATAGGCAAGACTAGAAAAGGAACGGGAAGATTGAGTGTGTATTTTGAAttcgaaaatatttatttctgaATAATCACACTCTGATGTTTAGGACTTTTagcattttcatttgtttcatacacaattcaattaattttttttacaaaatttgttgaaaatgtGACTcttatttcatgttttataCAGATAATATGGCAGTTAATTTCTATTTCAAAATGTCTTTAAATTACTTTCTGGCAAACGCTCAAGGGACTGTGACTTTGTTAAATATACATAATAgagtataattttttaaactaaactgATATATGGTGCAATCTCGAAACGATTcacaaaaccatttccacttgttaccttttttttcaaaataatgattttggCAGCAGTCCATAGCACAAAGTATCACATTTTGTCCACTTCTCAAGGAGCAGCAGATTTAccttcagcaacagcagctggCATTTAACCGCATCTATTATACTTCTGTGAAGCAAACCACGAACGATTTGTTAATAAGGTAAGCGCGTACCATCCTTGTGTTGCTTAAAAGCCCATTACGATTATTAATATACGTCCTTTCGAGGTACCTTTCAACAGTCAATGAATTACAATCAAGACTGGCGCATGTCATGAAACATTCGGGTCGATGTTTCCACTTTATTTCGGAATAATTGGGGAGCTTTTGAGTGTTTCTTCTTAGCTTgcgattttttccatttcctttgccTTGGTGCTTAAAAGCGTGATTATCTTTATGAAATCTTTGGTCTAAATGATTTGAATCTAAATGATTATGAATGGTCAAAACATAGCTCAAGTTACAACGAGATATTGAACGATTCCTTAACAAAGCAGGGGAATGTTCCTTGAGCTGTTCATTGCTATGCACGCTAAAAGCGATATGAACTGGATGGAAACAGATCAGTCGGGGTTAACAAGCTACTGTACTgtaatgcttttatttttttttgacgcgCATATCATTACATTTTTAGAACCAGAATTCAGGTCTGAGATAAGGCATCATTTCAGGAAAGTGATGCTAATCgattggatttttattttctatagtAGCTCTTTGTTCCTACTGTACAATCTTTCCATTTGGTAATATCTACGAGGGTGTTTCAGAATATATACCGGGGACCTCAGATCTGATCGAATCTCATCTCCAGGGGCGGACCTATTAGGGTAGGAGATTAACTAAAGTAGGAACCGATAAGAATCTATAGATATTCCTATCATTCATTCAGTCTACGACCAACATGAATTTAGATTATTGatgttttgaaagaaaattgtttgatttcctttttattgaaatgtttatttaaaatcacCTTACGCGCAAAATGCATAATAAATGAGAAACATTAAGAGATTACTTACAGCTTAATTTTACATAGAACAAGTAAGATGCTAGGTACGGCAGCAGTATGCtccaataataaaatcaacgaTTTTATGAAAACGATAAGGTATCAATATTTGTCTTGCGCACGCATATCTTATCTGGTGCACTATTAGcagcagaaataaaataaaacaattgagAAGATAATTCAGCAAATACGGCCAAAAATCATAGTAGTGACATTCTTACTTTGCTCGGTATATTCGATTTGATTGCTTAAcaaaaactgatttttttgttgtaaagaaTGACCTGTCCGTATTCTTGATTTATTATACCACCTATTAGCATATTCTTACCACAACAATAGTATCCTTCGTTATCCTTTAATCTATGTGTTAAAtcgttgttttaatattttattcactctTGCGTAGAGTATTCTTTAGTATTAAGCTTTATTCGCCACAGATTCAAACAGGTCCATTAGAAAGTTACTACGTACAAACCTAACAGATACTCAACATGATTTTAACACCACTAGTTGAGGCGATTGTATTATTAGCATTTCAAAAGTTCTTGTTTCGTAACTGAAATTCTCAAATTCGTAATAattctttgaaatatttcaattcaatgcTGACTTTCACCTGTTGACAGCAGTATTTCGAAAAAAGATTGTTTGACAGTAGAATATGAAGCCAGGAGTACACGAAAGCATATGTTGTaacttaaaattgaaaacagaGCCTTGTAGTCTAGAAATGTAACATTGAATATTGATGATGAATTCAGAAAATACGGTCCATTCCAATTATACGTTcgatatgtttaaaaaaacgatatatttttaataaactgtacgatgctctgaatgtcaagcTGGGTGTAGTGTAAACGCGCCATAACATTTCTATGCGTCACGAGATCAGATTTCGTAAACAGTCAGGTGATCAGCAAAAGCGAGTGCAGACAATTTCATTTCTTGATCATTCCCAGCATTATCATCCTTCCAAAACAGCAGTCGCTTTGCTCGGAAAAGATGGCTAATTTAGGGGTATCTGTGGCACTGTTTCTAgtatttgccatttttggaAGTGCTTGTGCTTCTTCCAACGTTCCAGTTTTCGTCTGGGGCAAACCATCGTAAGTATTCAAGGTTGGGACAAAAGTATACGACGGATTTGgttgttaaattttgttctgttttcccTCTTCAGTGTTACGTATGTTCCGGCTCTCAGCCGCTATTCAAGCTCGGAGTTTGCAGCGCTGGTGGAAGCTCAAATAGATGAAAACACGTTCACGGTTGTGTTTGCGGAAGAACGACTCTCGGCGGAAGATCTCAGCCAGTGCAAGCTGAAGACGCAAACTTGCTTCAAGAATTTACAGAAGCTGGAACGTAAGTCGTATCTTCCGAGTGTTGAAGAGCCACTCAGCGTGCTGGAGGGTTCAAACGCCCAGAGCGTACAGCTTCTGTCCGATGGATCACTCAGCGAACGGATCGTCCCACAGGCGGGAGGAATTGTGGTGGTAAATCTGTCAGGTGGTGATTTCGCGTCACATGATGCCGTTATCGACGCCTTGTACACGCGTCTACACAATGCGCACCCGAACATTGTGGCCATCTACACTGCGAAAACTCCATCGTTCAGCTATTCCAGCTTGGTACGTAAGACTCGTCAAACCGAAGAACCGGAACCTACCAAGGAGGTACTTAAGACCGATGGATTCCTGATGGTGTACGAAAACTTCCTATTCGGTCAAGCCGACGCTGCCGAACTAACGTCCGCCAAGCTGATGCAAGCTGTCAGGGTCGAAAATACCACCACCGATTCTATGCAAATTCGTCTGACTGGAACAAGTGCACAGGTGGATCTGTTCTTCCTGCTGACCCAAGGCTCGTGGGAAATCACAGGAGTGTGGTTCGACAATCAGGAGTACTACCTGCGCCATCGGGTGCACGTTAACCAACACTTCTCGTACAGCTGCAACCAGTGGGAATACTATTCGTTCGATTTGCAGAAGAAAATTGTCTTCGAAGAAGTGCAAGTGCAACCGTTCTGGCCAAACGCAGAGGGCGGCGAACCAGTGTCGAACGAAAAGTTCGGTGACGCATGGTACTGCGTAGGATTTACTAGCGGTGGCATCCTATCCGGCCTGTTCCTGGTGcttattttcatcatcattggtTCGTACGGCATCACCTGGATGATGGATATCCGTACTATGGATCGTTTCGATGATCCGAAGGGTAAAACAATTACCGTGAATACCGCTGAATAAAACAGTTGCGATGGCAATTATACGCGGCCTTCGTAGTAGTACATCCGTTGGGCGGTGGCCTGATTCTGTGCCTACAACGTTTGCACTGGGAATGATacagaaaagaaatacataaGCCATTCCGGTTAGAGCACTTTAATTTGGCTGTTTTATTAACTTACCTGCCGAAAAGTTTTTGACTGCAAATCATGCAATTATACATAAAATttcacaattatttttaaaacctgACAAGCTAGTTGAAAGGATATATTGCTTTAAAACATAATCTCATTTGTAAGCAACTTTTCCCCAAGGAATTTGCAAACTTTTATCATAGTAATTATtgttacaaacatttttacgtCTGGTGATTTGATACTtgcaatgaaaaattcaacttttatttaacaaaaatcaTGATTTGCCATAGCTTTATTGATATGTTATGCTTACAATTATAAAATTGCACCATTGAGAATATGCGTACGAATAGCCAATGATTTCCCGGGTTCTTTTGGCAcagattgttttttcttccgcaTTGTGTCAGACAGATAAACCATTAACTAATAAGGAATCAAGCAAATATGATCAAGGAAGCATCTTCTCACACGATCCATTAGGGTGATAagtggagattttttttttacagagaCTATAGGAGTCTTCCGCCTTCGTTCGCCTCTTATGATCCGTAACGAATTGCGCCTTTTCTATGTGATGGAAACCATTGCACTGTATTTAATTTGTCGGAATCTTATCGCACCCGAGGTGCagacaaatcaaaacaaatcagaAACTCGGAGGCTAAATTTGCCTCCGCTTATGATCGCATACGCACGCTCTCTTCACGCaaaaactcacacacgcacaaacctCTACATAAGTCGCACAGAATCGGCAGTTTCGACGGGTGTTAAGCGACGTACATCGAATCGTCGTTGGCGTATATAGTACCCTAGCACCACCAGACATACGACACCGAACACGGAAAAGGTGTACACCAGCACCTGGAATGTGATGTAGAGTGGAGATGATCCTACTACCGGTTGCTGATCAGCGGGCGTAACGTCATCCGCCGACGGCATCACACTAACAGTGTTCATTTTAACCGCAACCGTTGGTTCCTCCACAGTCTCCTCCTTTGCCGGTGTGGTTGTTTTGATCGTCGTGGACGTTTGCAATAATTTCTCCGTTACCGTTTGAATGGGACTTTGGGAAGTGGTGGGATAGAATTCCGCAATTTCCTGTTCGAGTACATCACTAACGTTTTCCGAAGAGTAATCAAAATATTCCAGCGACGTTTTGTTGGATGTAGTCGAACCGGAAGAACATAATTCCAGGTAAAGGGGCGCAAATATGAAGGACCGCGAGATCCCTTGCATGTCCGCCTGTATACCGTAGCGATGCATTTGATGAATCATATTCTCCATGTACGTGGAATTCCAGCCATTGCCACAGATTTCTAGTACTCGCAGGTCGGGCAAGTATTCACGCAGTTCGATAAAGTTGATCTTTTCAATGCGGTTGTAAGCCACGATCAGTGACTCAAGCTCGATCATGGAGGAGAACATTCGGAAATCAAGCTGCGTCAGATTGTTGAAGGACAGATCGAGCAGTACCATCGAGCTAAGATTAGCAAAGGTGCTTTCGGTGATTTGGATGGTTGTGTTGCTCAGCAACAGTTCCTGCAATTTTGGTAGAGATGCAAAGACACTGTCCGCTTGTAGAGGGTTATTGCTGAGGCTGAGCTTGGTCAGGTTCGTCAAGCGCGTAATCGCTCTTATATCCGTGATAGCATTATCGGTCAGTACCAGATCGGTAAGATTGATACCTGTGCCCATTATCGCTTCAATGCGGTTCTGATTCGCTTGCACAAACTTCACATGATCATCAATATAGAGGTTCGTCAGTGTGTTATTGCGTAGGTACAACAGCATCACCTTTAGCTcaggaaaataaaacgtttTCAACCGATTGTTCGATACATCCAGCCGGATAAGATACTCTATGTTGTCGAAGATCCCGACCGGAAGCTCTGTAAGTAAATTGTTGTTTAAGGCAATCGATCGCACCATCGATAGAGAGCTAAACAGCTTCGGTGGTAGTTGAGTGATACGATTTCCCGACAGCGCCAGACGGGCAAGTCTCTTGAGACCATCGAAAGCGTTCGGTCCGATGATGGTCAAGTTGTTCGAGATCAGATCAAGTATCTCTAAAGCGTCCAGCCCCTGGAAGGTATAATCCTCGAGCGTTCCGATATTGTTGCTCCGTATGTCCAGCTTAGTCAGATTCGACAGCTTCTCAAATGCTCCCGGCGTGATGTGCTGAAGCGATCCTTGGAAAATTTCGATCGATTTCAGATTGGTGTACGTTGCGAAAATATCGACCGGAAGCGTCGATTCATTGTAGCGCAACATCAGTATATCTTTGATGTTCATGATGTTCATGGTGCAGTACGCCTCGGGTTTGCTCATTACGGAACTGTTCGCATTGATTATAACGCAGCTGCTTGGATGGCATATGCATAGCGCTGCATCCGCCGTCCCATATGAAACGAGGGCATTCAGGGTTATGCCGACGAGTATACTGTTGCACAAAGCGCGGGGGCAAAAAAGAGACAAGATCACGTTCAAGCACACATCAAAACCCTAGTTGCGTCGCGTTTTCTACTAGTATTGACACTTACCCTGCAAAGCTGAACTTCATCTCTTAAGCAGCTTAATCAACCTCACTGGATTACTGTTCGCGATTGACTGACGAAGATCTCGGGACATGGATCGACATTGAATCGCGTCAGCAAACGGGGGGCCTATTTGGTTGAAGAGTGCGACCGTTATCACTAGGACGTAAACGATTTCACAGCGAACGTACATGGTAGCATCGATTGTCAATTCTGTCTTCGTTCCAGTGGTTTGCGTTTTCTGATAAGAAATCGTTTTCGTTCGCCGAATAGGCTTCAGCCCGTTCGCTGATACAGTTGTATTGTCGCGTTTGTATTGTCGGGGATGCCCACAGCATCCTGTATATGGCTAATGCATTACAAACGCTTCAGTATTTTGATATTGATTGTAATGATCGACATGAACAGTGAGAATTTAGCTTTAGTCCAAGATggagtttattattttttttgcattcattcTAACACATGAAGTTGGTTTGGAATGCGCTCTATATTACTGCCGTTCTATTTGCCTTGGCGGATCTTTTCGAAGGATGAGCAATGTACGCGCAAATGCAAAGCTTATCAAAAGGTCGTTCCGTAAATAACATCGATAAACaattgcctttttttgcaaaccgtTTCCGTCCTTGTTCCTATTCCTATCAAACAATCGATCAGCACGCATTTTTACGTTCACGACTCCTGAGTATGATTAGCTCTGCTTGCTCAAACGGGTATACTTTCAAAACTTTCCCATGACTCACGCACGCCGTaatcctacaaaaaaaacaaagcatagcAGCAACACACCAATTGTTGCCACTTAGACCTGACACTGATAACATGGTTTCTGTTTCAAGCAAGTAGAATATGTAAATTGTTTGTCTTACTGTTATCAGcttgagaaagagagagtgattCCTAAACTCTTGCAGCAGCATTAACTTTGATTTTCCTGTGCACCAAACACTGCACACCTTTAACATTACTTTCATCACTGTAGCATTAATGCAGCACTACTAACTATGCGGCGTAACAGATATGTGTGTTAACGGATTAGACTAATCACACCACTAGCCCGGATCGACTAGCCATTCAAATCACACGACACCAAACTTTCGTGTGAAACGGATGATCTTCGCTGGATGCGTTCCTTAAAAACTGGAAAGTATCGGCTATCGACGAACAGTTTACCCAACAGTCCACAGACCATGCACAGCAGTAGTGCAATGACGACATACTCGGCCGTCTTATCACCGCCATGACCATGCCCATGTGCATCCCTGGATCGATCGTCATCGCCCAGCTCGTGCTCGGTATCGTTACCGAACGTTGGCGTTACCTTTAGCGGGCATTTCGATTCATCGAACAGATAGTCACTGCGTATGTACGGTTGAATGTCATGCTTCTTCAGGTCATCGATCGCGATCGATAGCGAGGTAGAGTTCCACGGCAGATCGTAGATGCCGAGCGATTTCAGGTTCGGAAAGTTGCGCTTAATCGAACCGATCGAGATGTTAGCGATCGGATTGCCGCTTACCATTAGCCGCTCGAGTAGCCGCTGCGAGGTCAAATTTTCCAGATCGATCTTTTTCAAATTGTTGTACGAAATGTCCAGGAAGCGTAACTTGCGCAAATCGTGCAACGTTTTAAAGTTGAGACTAATGTTGGTGCATTCGATGTTTAGTGCGGTAATTTGCTTGAGGTGCAAAAAGTCCACTCCTTTCTGCTGCAGATTGTACGAAACGTCCAGCGAGCGAAGTGTGTCGGCACAGCGCATCAGAAAATCGAACCCCTGCATACGATTATGGGCCAGGTAAAGTTTCTCCAGACTGCAGTTCCGACCGATCGTAACGGTTTCGATTGCGTTATGGGATGCGTGAAATTCGCTACAGTTCCCGTTCACATGCACGCTGGTGAGATTGTTATACTTCAGGTTCACCTTCCGCACGCTAATATCCGTCCAGGACATATCGACCAGCTGGTTGTAGGACGCATCGAGGTACGTCAGCGAAACGGCACCGTCCGGCGGGAACCAACTATCGAAGctaagcagcagcaaccggttGTGGTTGAGATCGAGCGTCTTGAGCTTGCGCAGCATGTGAAACACACCGCTCGGCAGCCTGGTTAGATTGTTGTACGACAGATTGAGCTCCTCCAGCTCGCCCAGAAACTCGAACGCGTCGTGCTTGATCTCGGCGATACGATTGTGATGAAACAGCAGATACTGAAGTTTCGGCGTTTTGGGAAACATGTGCGAATCGAGCAGCGTGATGTTTGTTCCGGTTATTTCTATATGGTTCAGCTTGTTACAGTCGACGAAACTGTTCGGATCAATTTCACGATAGAACAGGCTGTTCAGTACGATGAAGCTCTCGAGATTTGGCAGCGAGGCAAACATTTTCGTCGGCACACCGATTATCTTCTTGTTGCTAATGCTCATCTTCGTAATGAAGCTCCAGTTAAACTTAATGTCGGTGTTGGACGTTTCAAAGACATCGTCAAAGTCGATGAACTCACAGTGGGCTGGCTTTTCACCTTCGTGTTCGAAGCACACGTCCACGAAATCATTATCCTCGGCAAATGCTAACGATATCACCGCCCAAACTATCGCCAATAACCTGCAATATTTGCAAGCAACGTTCGTAAAACGGCTAAACACTGTTAGGATTCACCAGTTGCTTGCAATAACTTACCAGCACCGTAACATGACGCACTCGGTTTTTGGTACCGTTATCCAAAACGACGTAATATGTACTGATGATGGTGCTCTCTGCTCGGGATAAGCGGTCGTATCGTGTGAGCAGATAGCAGAAAAATTTCTAGCAGGCTTAACAAATCATGCGCGTCCGTAACGCATGCCACACCGTTGCTACCATACGAGCATATGCCGCCCCGTTACGGAATGCATCGACGGCCGGGCATTGTGACCGGTGCGGACACAATATACTTAAACCTTAATTGAAGAAGATTGGTACACCGACGTGCATTTCGGGAGAGTGATCTTCAAGTCGCAGTATCCACGATCGGTTCTAGAGAACCGACACAGCGTCTAACGGGGAAACGTCTCCAGCGAACGTAGTGGCCGTCCGCCTGTAGTAAATCAACCGTTGAGCGAAAGTATGATACGATTTCATGAATGTATACATCTGTGCGGAGGATGAATGTAAAACAGATCGACAAACGATAGGAAGAGGCGCAGTTTATCAACGCTGGAAGATATTTCCGGTACAAGAGTACGAGAGCTGTTTACGCTAGAGCGCCCTTGCTTTGTGTAAAGCGCCTGCAATGTATGCAATCCGGTGTTTTGCTACGGTGGATTAATATGAACCGTATGGTGTGCTGTGTACTTTGAGggaaaatttacattatttatcaACGTTTGGAAATGAACATTTCACATCGTTAAACTTTTATCTGTTAGCCATCCATTCGTATGTTCTTCAATCAATCACGAAGCGAATCATTTAATCAACCGTATTCAGTATTGTAAGCTGTCCGTCGGGTCTGCTCGGGTCTGGTTCGCTTCTCACGCACCGCTAGATCGTAGGCGAATGATCGTGATGCTGTTGGAATTTCTACTTCCGGTCTGTGAATGAATCTTTGCGTCGGGGGAAAGACAAGAATCGGACGAAGGAGACGAATGCAGATGTGAAGAGCGCGGTTGTCTTGGCCAAGCAAACCGACACCGGCGCATGCTGGCTGCCCGCAGGGAGTTGAATTTATCGATATTTAGTGTCAGATTTATGCGTTCAATCGTGTGGCACCGTGTGTGGCTTCGGATGTCTTGTTTCGATCGTTGGACACTGGAGTGTGGTTGGCAAGCAGTTCAGTCCCT
Proteins encoded in this window:
- the LOC125766002 gene encoding V-type proton ATPase subunit S1, which encodes MANLGVSVALFLVFAIFGSACASSNVPVFVWGKPSVTYVPALSRYSSSEFAALVEAQIDENTFTVVFAEERLSAEDLSQCKLKTQTCFKNLQKLERKSYLPSVEEPLSVLEGSNAQSVQLLSDGSLSERIVPQAGGIVVVNLSGGDFASHDAVIDALYTRLHNAHPNIVAIYTAKTPSFSYSSLVRKTRQTEEPEPTKEVLKTDGFLMVYENFLFGQADAAELTSAKLMQAVRVENTTTDSMQIRLTGTSAQVDLFFLLTQGSWEITGVWFDNQEYYLRHRVHVNQHFSYSCNQWEYYSFDLQKKIVFEEVQVQPFWPNAEGGEPVSNEKFGDAWYCVGFTSGGILSGLFLVLIFIIIGSYGITWMMDIRTMDRFDDPKGKTITVNTAE
- the LOC125765264 gene encoding toll-like receptor 3, with translation MLRCWLLAIVWAVISLAFAEDNDFVDVCFEHEGEKPAHCEFIDFDDVFETSNTDIKFNWSFITKMSISNKKIIGVPTKMFASLPNLESFIVLNSLFYREIDPNSFVDCNKLNHIEITGTNITLLDSHMFPKTPKLQYLLFHHNRIAEIKHDAFEFLGELEELNLSYNNLTRLPSGVFHMLRKLKTLDLNHNRLLLLSFDSWFPPDGAVSLTYLDASYNQLVDMSWTDISVRKVNLKYNNLTSVHVNGNCSEFHASHNAIETVTIGRNCSLEKLYLAHNRMQGFDFLMRCADTLRSLDVSYNLQQKGVDFLHLKQITALNIECTNISLNFKTLHDLRKLRFLDISYNNLKKIDLENLTSQRLLERLMVSGNPIANISIGSIKRNFPNLKSLGIYDLPWNSTSLSIAIDDLKKHDIQPYIRSDYLFDESKCPLKVTPTFGNDTEHELGDDDRSRDAHGHGHGGDKTAEYVVIALLLCMVCGLLGKLFVDSRYFPVFKERIQRRSSVSHESLVSCDLNGYILVGITLNALVSYGTADAALCICHPSSCVIINANSSVMSKPEAYCTMNIMNIKDILMLRYNESTLPVDIFATYTNLKSIEIFQGSLQHITPGAFEKLSNLTKLDIRSNNIGTLEDYTFQGLDALEILDLISNNLTIIGPNAFDGLKRLARLALSGNRITQLPPKLFSSLSMVRSIALNNNLLTELPVGIFDNIEYLIRLDVSNNRLKTFYFPELKVMLLYLRNNTLTNLYIDDHVKFVQANQNRIEAIMGTGINLTDLVLTDNAITDIRAITRLTNLTKLSLSNNPLQADSVFASLPKLQELLLSNTTIQITESTFANLSSMVLLDLSFNNLTQLDFRMFSSMIELESLIVAYNRIEKINFIELREYLPDLRVLEICGNGWNSTYMENMIHQMHRYGIQADMQGISRSFIFAPLYLELCSSGSTTSNKTSLEYFDYSSENVSDVLEQEIAEFYPTTSQSPIQTVTEKLLQTSTTIKTTTPAKEETVEEPTVAVKMNTVSVMPSADDVTPADQQPVVGSSPLYITFQVLVYTFSVFGVVCLVVLGYYIRQRRFDVRRLTPVETADSVRLM